One window of Sphingobacteriales bacterium genomic DNA carries:
- a CDS encoding GxxExxY protein: MIKEEYKYSELTAKIIGCAMTVHSELGNGFQELIYQKALAIELSLQGISFSREYEMPVYYKQQQIGTRRVDFLVEGFIALELKAVTQLEDVYLAQAINYLEACDLEIGLLVNFGAKSLQFKRIINRKFKQKNQGNPLIKKINGSDNE, from the coding sequence ATGATTAAAGAAGAATACAAATACTCGGAACTTACTGCCAAGATAATTGGATGTGCTATGACAGTACATAGTGAATTGGGTAATGGATTTCAGGAATTGATTTACCAAAAGGCTTTGGCGATAGAATTGAGTTTACAAGGCATTTCATTTTCCAGAGAATACGAAATGCCGGTTTACTATAAACAACAACAAATCGGAACACGCAGAGTAGATTTTTTAGTAGAAGGATTTATCGCGTTAGAGTTAAAAGCCGTAACACAACTGGAAGATGTGTATTTGGCACAAGCTATAAATTACTTGGAGGCGTGTGATTTGGAAATAGGGCTTTTGGTAAATTTTGGAGCAAAAAGTCTTCAATTCAAACGCATTATCAATAGAAAATTCAAACAAAAAAATCAAGGAAATCCACTAATCAAAAAAATCAACGGTTCAGACAATGAGTAA
- a CDS encoding restriction endonuclease subunit S, translated as MDELRKTKILLPPDKEKAEQQKIASCLSSLDEVISAESQKLEVLKDHKKGLLQNLFPKEGETVPKFRFKEFEDSGEWVEKKLGEVYEFKVTNSFSRDCLQYENGEVKNIHYGDIHTKFNTLFDISKENVPFINSDIPIEKIKEECYCREGDVIFADASEDLNDVGKSIEVIKLDNKRLVSGLHTLLARQRDYILTIGFGGYLFKSDWIRKQIQREAQGAKVLGISASRISNINIKFPKSNYEQQKIASTLSSIDDLINAQNQKLEALQLHKKGLLQGMFPNTLTN; from the coding sequence ATGGATGAACTGCGAAAAACAAAGATTCTTCTTCCACCCGACAAAGAGAAAGCGGAACAACAAAAAATCGCCTCCTGTCTTTCGTCCTTAGATGAAGTCATTTCAGCCGAAAGCCAAAAGTTAGAAGTGCTGAAAGACCACAAAAAGGGCTTACTGCAAAATCTTTTTCCGAAAGAAGGGGAAACAGTGCCGAAGTTTCGGTTTAAGGAGTTTGAGGATAGTGGGGAGTGGGTGGAGAAGAAGTTGGGGGAAGTCTATGAATTTAAAGTTACAAACTCTTTTTCAAGGGATTGTTTACAATATGAAAATGGAGAAGTAAAGAATATCCACTATGGGGACATTCACACAAAGTTCAATACCCTTTTTGATATTTCAAAGGAAAATGTTCCTTTTATAAATTCTGATATTCCCATTGAAAAGATTAAAGAAGAATGCTATTGTAGAGAAGGAGATGTAATCTTTGCCGATGCTTCAGAAGATTTAAATGATGTTGGTAAAAGCATTGAGGTTATTAAATTAGATAACAAACGCCTTGTTTCTGGTTTACATACACTTCTGGCACGTCAAAGAGATTATATTTTAACCATTGGTTTTGGAGGATATTTATTCAAGTCAGATTGGATTAGAAAACAAATCCAACGAGAAGCACAGGGGGCAAAAGTATTGGGAATTTCTGCGAGTAGAATTTCCAATATCAATATTAAATTTCCAAAATCTAATTACGAACAACAAAAAATCGCCTCTACCCTTTCCTCCATAGACGATTTAATCAATGCACAAAATCAAAAATTGGAAGCGCTGCAATTGCACAAGAAAGGTTTATTGCAGGGGATGTTTCCAAATACACTTACGAATTAA
- a CDS encoding four helix bundle protein, with product MKSDNIVQQKSFAFALRIVNAYKFLITEKKEFVLSKQLLRSGTSIGANIEESIGGQSNKDFLSKLSIAYKEARETIYWLRLLQAADYLSQPEADSLLNDAEEICKILGKIQITLKNRNS from the coding sequence ATGAAAAGCGACAATATTGTTCAACAAAAATCATTTGCATTTGCACTAAGAATTGTAAATGCCTATAAGTTTTTAATCACAGAAAAGAAAGAGTTTGTCTTGTCGAAGCAATTACTCAGAAGCGGAACATCTATTGGGGCAAATATTGAAGAATCTATCGGCGGGCAATCAAATAAAGACTTTCTTTCCAAACTAAGTATTGCATACAAAGAAGCCCGAGAAACAATTTATTGGCTGAGGTTACTGCAAGCCGCAGATTATTTATCACAGCCCGAAGCAGACAGCTTATTGAATGATGCAGAAGAAATCTGCAAAATCCTCGGCAAAATTCAAATAACCCTAAAAAACCGCAATTCGTAA
- a CDS encoding Fic family protein — protein sequence MSHQKISIRFFNDREVRAVWDEANAKWWFSVLDIVGVLNEENDYAKIRNYWKYLKAKLKKENNEVVSATTQLKILAPDGKRRLTDTLDSHGVVQLAGNFPNNRAMKFLDWFLYSDTGIDGQSKKKAYTLFESNLINEFEAGTTKGLQQIHAYLFGGLYDFAGQIREKSISKGGYQFVYAQHLKASLQQIDAMPQTTLEEIILKYAAMNKAHPFMEGNGRTTRIWLDLLLKKQLKKCVDWSKISKENYMNAMIISSVDSSVLLQLIKPALTHKINDKEMFMKGIDHSYYYEEN from the coding sequence ATGAGTCATCAAAAAATATCCATCCGTTTTTTTAACGACCGTGAAGTAAGGGCGGTTTGGGATGAAGCCAATGCCAAATGGTGGTTTTCGGTTTTGGATATTGTAGGTGTGTTAAATGAAGAAAACGACTATGCTAAAATCCGCAACTATTGGAAATACCTGAAAGCCAAATTAAAAAAAGAAAATAATGAAGTGGTTAGTGCCACTACCCAGTTGAAGATTTTGGCACCAGATGGTAAAAGGCGTTTAACAGACACCCTGGATAGCCATGGAGTGGTTCAATTGGCGGGTAATTTTCCCAACAACCGGGCAATGAAATTTTTGGATTGGTTCCTTTACAGTGATACCGGCATTGACGGGCAAAGCAAAAAAAAAGCCTACACCCTTTTTGAAAGTAATCTGATCAACGAGTTTGAAGCAGGCACAACAAAAGGATTACAACAAATTCATGCTTATTTGTTTGGAGGCCTGTATGATTTTGCCGGTCAAATCAGGGAAAAAAGCATTTCAAAGGGAGGGTATCAGTTCGTTTATGCACAGCACTTAAAAGCCTCTTTACAGCAAATAGATGCCATGCCACAAACCACACTTGAAGAAATAATCCTAAAGTATGCAGCAATGAACAAGGCACATCCCTTTATGGAAGGTAATGGCAGAACGACAAGAATATGGCTGGATTTGCTTCTAAAAAAACAATTGAAAAAATGTGTGGATTGGAGCAAAATAAGCAAAGAGAATTATATGAACGCCATGATTATTAGTTCCGTTGATAGCTCGGTTCTGTTGCAATTGATAAAACCTGCACTTACCCATAAAATAAACGATAAGGAAATGTTTATGAAAGGCATTGACCATTCCTATTACTACGAAGAAAATTAA